One stretch of Leadbetterella byssophila DSM 17132 DNA includes these proteins:
- the purB gene encoding adenylosuccinate lyase yields the protein MSSNSLTAVSPVDGRYSRQSADLKNYFSEFGLIKYRVRVEIEYFIALCELPLEQLKAFPHDLFPTLRKIYLDFTEEDALAIKEIEKTTNHDVKAVEYFIKSKFEAMGISEHAEFIHFGLTSQDINNTAIPLSMKEAHEAVLAPAFTEVLDKLKSFVEEWKEVSMLARTHGQPASPTRLGKEIQVFAERLEKQWNLLQYVEYAAKFGGATGNFNAHHVAYPKIDWKAFGNNFVNKNLGLYRSQTTTQIEHYDFLAAYFDNLKRINTILLDFARDVWQYVSMNYFKQKIKAGEVGSSAMPHKVNPIDFENAEGNLGIANALFEHFSAKLPISRLQRDLTDSTVLRNIGVPLAHTLIALKSLLKGMNKLELNPTAIQHDLEENWAVVAEAIQTVLRREGFPKPYEALKELTRKNEKVTEASIKAFIEDLKISEKTKYELKQITPFNYTGI from the coding sequence ATGTCTTCAAATTCCTTAACAGCCGTTTCACCGGTAGACGGACGATACAGCAGACAGTCCGCTGACTTGAAAAATTATTTTTCAGAGTTCGGTTTAATCAAGTATAGAGTACGTGTAGAAATTGAGTACTTCATAGCCCTTTGTGAACTTCCATTGGAGCAATTGAAGGCTTTCCCTCATGACCTTTTCCCTACACTTAGAAAGATCTATTTGGACTTTACGGAAGAAGACGCTCTGGCCATCAAGGAAATTGAAAAAACCACCAATCATGACGTTAAGGCGGTAGAGTATTTTATCAAGTCCAAATTTGAAGCAATGGGAATTTCGGAACATGCTGAATTCATCCATTTCGGACTTACCTCTCAAGACATCAATAATACGGCTATACCTCTTTCCATGAAAGAAGCACATGAAGCCGTTTTAGCTCCGGCATTCACTGAAGTACTTGATAAACTAAAAAGCTTTGTTGAAGAATGGAAGGAAGTTTCCATGCTGGCACGTACGCATGGACAACCCGCATCTCCTACCCGCTTAGGTAAGGAAATTCAGGTTTTCGCGGAAAGATTAGAAAAGCAGTGGAACCTTCTACAATATGTAGAATATGCGGCCAAATTTGGAGGAGCCACAGGAAACTTCAATGCTCACCATGTAGCTTATCCCAAAATAGACTGGAAAGCATTTGGAAATAACTTTGTCAATAAAAATCTAGGATTATACAGAAGCCAAACCACCACTCAGATCGAACATTACGATTTCCTGGCAGCTTACTTTGATAATCTAAAACGTATAAATACTATTCTTTTGGACTTTGCTAGAGATGTATGGCAATACGTTTCTATGAATTATTTCAAACAAAAGATCAAAGCCGGAGAGGTAGGTTCTTCTGCCATGCCGCATAAGGTTAATCCCATAGACTTTGAAAATGCCGAAGGAAATTTAGGTATTGCGAATGCCCTATTCGAGCATTTCTCAGCCAAACTACCTATCTCACGTTTGCAAAGAGATTTAACAGATTCTACTGTTCTTAGAAACATTGGAGTGCCTTTAGCGCATACCCTTATTGCCTTGAAATCCCTATTGAAAGGTATGAATAAGTTGGAATTAAATCCAACTGCCATACAGCATGACTTAGAAGAAAACTGGGCAGTAGTAGCAGAAGCTATTCAAACAGTCCTCAGAAGAGAAGGTTTCCCTAAACCATACGAAGCGCTTAAAGAGCTTACTCGTAAGAACGAAAAGGTAACAGAAGCCTCTATCAAAGCCTTCATTGAAGACCTCAAGATCTCAGAAAAGACAAAATATGAGTTGAAGCAAATCACTCCATTTAACTATACCGGAATTTAA
- a CDS encoding MIP/aquaporin family protein: MQASPILGEFLGTFILIFLGESVVANILLKGTKGQNAGLILITTAWGLAVMTGIFVAQKFGSEDAHLNPALTLAFAWKNGEWSHVPSYILAQFAGAFLGAVSTYLFYYPHWEVTEDKGNKLSVFATSPAIKHGPSNFYAEMSGTFVLMVGAGSIYSTDGSGLKPFLVGMLVFVIGNALGGTTGYAINPARDIAPRLAHFLLPIKGKGGSEWSYAWVPLFGPIVGAFLGILLF, encoded by the coding sequence ATGCAAGCTTCTCCAATCCTGGGCGAGTTTCTAGGAACCTTTATTTTAATCTTCTTAGGTGAATCTGTAGTAGCAAATATTTTACTTAAAGGCACAAAGGGACAGAATGCCGGATTAATTCTTATCACCACTGCGTGGGGGCTTGCCGTAATGACTGGCATTTTTGTGGCTCAAAAGTTCGGCAGTGAAGACGCGCATTTGAATCCGGCGTTGACTTTGGCGTTTGCCTGGAAAAACGGGGAGTGGTCTCATGTTCCTTCTTATATTCTTGCCCAGTTTGCCGGTGCCTTTCTCGGTGCTGTTTCTACTTACCTTTTTTATTATCCTCACTGGGAAGTGACAGAAGATAAAGGCAATAAGCTTTCCGTTTTTGCTACTAGTCCGGCCATCAAACACGGACCTTCAAATTTTTATGCAGAGATGAGTGGAACCTTTGTGCTCATGGTAGGGGCGGGAAGTATCTATAGTACAGATGGTTCGGGGCTGAAGCCCTTTTTAGTAGGTATGCTTGTATTTGTTATAGGGAACGCATTAGGAGGAACCACAGGATATGCCATCAACCCGGCTAGGGATATTGCACCCCGTTTAGCTCATTTTCTTTTGCCTATAAAGGGGAAAGGAGGGAGTGAGTGGTCTTATGCCTGGGTTCCGTTATTCGGACCGATTGTCGGTGCTTTTCTAGGAATACTCTTATTTTAA
- a CDS encoding acetoacetate--CoA ligase: MKLWTPSTDYISRSEMTAFQKFVEKKHSLTFNHYQELHAWSIQSPEDFWADIYEYFKVISSSGYEHVMKRGEHLFIGTSWFKGAEISYSEHIFRQYSPDRPALIFKSETTEIREVSWQELKHMVLAVQIYLKRNGIGVGDRVVGVLNNTPEALAIFLAVNSVGAIWSCCSPDFGADSILERFEQISPKMLFADKVYHYNGKTFRKSAIIKELAEKIASIEDVVVVQDLKWRSILALAPKNGELQFARVPFDHPIWILYSSGTTGKPKAITHSTGGNLLEHFKALALHQNVQEGDRFMWYSTTGWMMWNYAVSSLLCGATLCIYEGSLSYPSLGAVWKFAQEVKLDHFGAGAAYYITCAKREVQFSLDKLKTLGSTGSPLPPETFEWLQRKLPETQIISLSGGTDVCSAFLTGCPSLEVHSGEIQCVSLGSDIEAWNDEGQGVKNEVGELVIKLPMPSMPLYFWNDEGNVKYLESYFEKYPGVWCHGDWIKFTENGGVIIYGRSDATLNRGGVRIGTAEIYNAIEDLVQDSLVVCIEQKDGSSQMHLYVKVEGKLSAKLEKDIKSRLKTRYTPRHVPDKILQVPDIPYTWSGKKMELPVKKILMGYNKEKAVSIDAVRNPESLDFWLTLV, encoded by the coding sequence ATGAAACTTTGGACACCTTCAACAGACTACATTTCCAGGTCTGAAATGACCGCTTTTCAAAAGTTTGTAGAAAAGAAACATTCACTCACTTTTAATCATTATCAGGAGCTTCATGCTTGGTCTATCCAGTCTCCTGAGGATTTTTGGGCTGATATTTATGAATACTTTAAGGTAATTTCTAGTTCTGGTTACGAACATGTGATGAAAAGAGGGGAGCATCTTTTCATAGGTACTTCTTGGTTTAAAGGTGCAGAAATCTCTTATTCCGAGCATATTTTTAGGCAATATAGTCCTGATAGACCTGCTCTGATCTTTAAAAGTGAAACCACAGAAATAAGAGAGGTGAGTTGGCAAGAGTTAAAGCACATGGTCTTGGCCGTGCAAATCTACTTGAAGAGGAACGGAATAGGTGTAGGAGATAGGGTGGTGGGAGTGCTGAACAATACACCGGAGGCTTTAGCTATATTTTTAGCGGTAAATTCTGTAGGTGCTATATGGTCTTGTTGCTCTCCCGACTTTGGAGCAGACAGTATATTAGAGCGTTTTGAACAGATTTCTCCTAAAATGTTATTTGCCGATAAGGTTTATCATTACAATGGTAAGACCTTTAGAAAAAGTGCGATAATCAAGGAGCTGGCAGAGAAGATAGCCAGTATAGAAGATGTAGTTGTAGTTCAGGATCTAAAGTGGAGGTCAATCTTGGCACTTGCTCCGAAAAATGGAGAATTACAATTTGCCAGAGTGCCCTTTGATCATCCTATTTGGATTCTTTATTCTTCGGGTACAACGGGAAAGCCTAAAGCCATCACGCATAGTACTGGGGGGAATCTTTTGGAGCATTTTAAGGCTTTGGCCCTACATCAAAATGTACAAGAAGGAGACCGATTTATGTGGTATAGTACTACGGGATGGATGATGTGGAATTACGCAGTTAGTTCACTGTTATGTGGTGCTACTTTGTGTATCTATGAAGGATCTTTGTCTTACCCTTCTTTAGGGGCAGTTTGGAAATTTGCTCAGGAGGTTAAATTGGATCATTTTGGTGCTGGAGCTGCGTATTATATAACTTGTGCCAAGAGAGAGGTGCAATTTTCTTTGGATAAATTAAAAACCTTAGGTTCAACGGGCTCTCCTCTTCCACCTGAAACCTTTGAATGGTTACAAAGGAAGCTTCCTGAAACACAAATCATCTCATTGAGTGGTGGGACAGATGTATGTTCAGCATTCCTGACGGGATGTCCAAGCTTAGAGGTACATTCCGGAGAGATTCAGTGTGTTTCCTTAGGTTCAGATATAGAAGCTTGGAATGACGAGGGGCAGGGAGTTAAAAATGAAGTAGGGGAACTGGTGATTAAGTTGCCCATGCCTTCCATGCCTTTGTATTTCTGGAATGACGAGGGAAATGTGAAGTATCTGGAATCTTATTTCGAAAAGTATCCCGGGGTTTGGTGTCATGGAGACTGGATAAAGTTTACGGAGAATGGAGGAGTGATCATTTATGGTAGGTCTGATGCGACACTAAACAGAGGGGGGGTAAGAATTGGAACTGCTGAAATATACAATGCCATAGAAGACCTAGTTCAGGATAGTTTAGTGGTATGTATAGAACAGAAAGATGGTAGTTCTCAAATGCATTTGTATGTAAAGGTGGAAGGGAAATTAAGTGCAAAGTTGGAGAAAGATATCAAAAGCAGGTTAAAGACCAGATATACTCCTAGGCATGTGCCTGATAAGATCTTGCAAGTACCTGATATACCTTATACCTGGAGTGGGAAAAAGATGGAGCTGCCGGTGAAGAAGATATTGATGGGTTATAATAAAGAAAAAGCAGTTAGTATTGATGCAGTTAGAAATCCGGAGTCTTTGGATTTTTGGTTGACTTTGGTATGA
- a CDS encoding 1-acyl-sn-glycerol-3-phosphate acyltransferase gives MEKYIVIREVIKKKNPALLKWLPGPLLRYVERIVHEDDINEVMANIGHLEGLDFVDALITQELNVKVILKGEENIPAIGGAVFASNHPLGGLDGIAFMHALGRYRKDIKFLVNDILMNIKNLGPLFIPINKHGKQARDAMKLIDETYASDQAMLVFPAGLVSRKRKNGVIKDLDWKKSFVTKARKFKKVIIPVYIEGRNSDFFYNLARFRRNIGIGVNIEMFYLADEMFSQRNKTVTIHIGKPIPYEELNDSRSDQEWADRIKDIVYAMA, from the coding sequence ATGGAAAAGTATATTGTGATTCGGGAGGTTATTAAGAAAAAGAACCCTGCATTATTGAAATGGCTACCCGGACCCTTATTACGTTATGTTGAGCGTATCGTGCATGAGGACGATATTAATGAGGTAATGGCTAATATCGGTCATTTAGAGGGCTTAGATTTTGTAGACGCCTTAATCACACAGGAACTGAACGTCAAGGTGATCTTGAAGGGAGAGGAGAATATTCCCGCCATAGGAGGTGCCGTATTTGCATCTAACCATCCATTAGGAGGTTTAGATGGCATAGCTTTTATGCATGCATTAGGAAGGTATAGAAAAGATATCAAGTTCCTGGTGAATGATATTTTAATGAACATAAAGAATCTGGGGCCTTTGTTTATTCCTATTAATAAGCATGGAAAACAGGCCAGAGATGCCATGAAATTGATAGACGAAACCTATGCCAGTGATCAAGCCATGTTAGTGTTTCCGGCGGGCTTGGTTTCAAGGAAGAGGAAGAATGGGGTGATTAAGGATTTGGACTGGAAAAAGAGTTTCGTTACTAAAGCAAGAAAATTCAAAAAAGTAATTATTCCCGTTTACATAGAGGGGCGTAATTCAGACTTTTTTTATAATTTAGCGAGATTTCGTCGCAATATAGGAATAGGTGTAAATATTGAGATGTTTTACCTGGCAGACGAAATGTTTTCACAACGCAACAAGACCGTAACTATCCACATTGGGAAGCCTATCCCTTACGAAGAATTAAATGACAGTCGCTCTGACCAAGAGTGGGCTGATCGAATCAAAGACATTGTTTATGCTATGGCATAA
- a CDS encoding GNAT family N-acetyltransferase, with the protein MQEILAPIDRDILKRELNESTFLRYTNYGNIEVHLVNHHRQPNTVMEIGRLRELTFRAAGGGTGLAVDIDENDTCVDAYDQLITWDPEEEEIVAGYRLIRGRDASVNAHGVYNLSTAHYFHFSEKFIKEYLPYTIELGRSFVQPKFQPGKDNRKGLFSLDNLWDGLGAIIVLNPDIKYLFGKVTMYPHYNKEARDLLLYFMNHYFPDPDRLVWPIRPLGFTTDLSVYDGIFHGLDYKEGYRILNSKIRALGENIPPLINTYMGLSSTMKSFGTAENDDFGDVEETGILITISDIFDNKKERHVSSFERDRHYGKPKVKNK; encoded by the coding sequence ATGCAGGAGATTTTAGCGCCGATTGATAGAGATATCTTAAAAAGAGAATTAAATGAGAGTACGTTTCTTCGATACACCAATTATGGTAATATCGAAGTTCATTTAGTTAATCACCACCGTCAGCCGAATACGGTGATGGAGATTGGGAGGTTGAGAGAGTTGACTTTTAGAGCTGCCGGAGGTGGTACAGGATTAGCCGTAGATATAGATGAAAATGATACCTGTGTAGATGCCTATGATCAACTGATTACTTGGGATCCTGAAGAAGAGGAGATTGTGGCGGGTTATCGATTGATCAGAGGAAGGGACGCCAGTGTGAACGCGCATGGAGTGTATAATCTCTCTACAGCACATTATTTCCACTTCTCTGAGAAGTTTATTAAAGAGTATTTGCCCTATACAATAGAACTTGGAAGGTCTTTTGTGCAGCCTAAGTTTCAGCCTGGGAAAGATAATAGGAAAGGATTGTTTTCTTTAGACAATTTGTGGGACGGTTTAGGTGCTATTATAGTGCTCAATCCGGATATCAAATATCTGTTTGGTAAAGTGACCATGTATCCTCACTATAATAAGGAAGCTCGGGACCTGCTATTGTATTTTATGAATCACTACTTCCCGGATCCTGATAGATTAGTGTGGCCTATCCGCCCTTTAGGGTTTACAACGGACTTAAGTGTCTATGATGGAATTTTCCATGGTTTAGATTATAAGGAAGGGTATAGAATTTTAAATTCCAAAATAAGGGCATTGGGAGAGAATATTCCTCCATTGATTAATACCTATATGGGATTATCTTCTACAATGAAATCTTTTGGAACCGCTGAAAATGATGATTTCGGTGATGTGGAAGAAACAGGAATTCTGATTACCATATCAGATATCTTCGATAATAAGAAAGAACGCCATGTTAGTTCCTTTGAACGGGACAGGCATTATGGTAAACCTAAGGTTAAGAACAAATGA